The Equus asinus isolate D_3611 breed Donkey chromosome 1, EquAss-T2T_v2, whole genome shotgun sequence genome segment TGTTGCTAATGGGTGAGGGTGAAGAGGAGAGAAGTGATgagagagatgccatggggagaaAGTGGGTCTGGGTCCTACAAGGAAAAGGGTATGATTGCAACGTGTGGGACTGGGGATGTTCAAAAGGACTTTTAAAATACAGGAAAGTCCTATAGGTGATTTTTAATTGATCACTATGTGGTTCCTGTATTCTTATCCATTTGGGGAGGGATTTGGACTGTCACAGAGCACGGAATAGAAGAGTATAGAAAATTTAAGCCAACGTCACTCAAATTTTATGAAGTAAGAGGAGCTTTCAACTGACACCTGTGCTATGTACGGGATAAAACCAGCTAAGCCTCAATCTAGGAATCTCTCTAGAAAGTTCATTCCAACTTGTAGTACAATAGAGAGGCAAGAATCCAGCCAGTGGAAACCATATGCAATTGACCCACTATTTGGAGAGGTTCTAGGATGAAGCTAGATTGGACAAGTAGTCTGCTATTCTGGGGAGACTATAATGTCTTGGCAatgggaaatgaaagaagagttaagttttgacttgaattttaaaagcatgaaGACACAGTAtttggaagagaaacaaataaagaaatttatgtCATTGGATAAAGGCCCAGAAGCAGCACACAGAGAGAGATGGCAAGACCTTTTCTTGACTAAAGTTAGGAAAGTGCATCGAAAGGCCTTAACATGGGGAACATTCATGGTATGGGCAATAAATTCTTGTGGGGAAGGGATGCAAATCAAGGTGCAAAGTAGTTGGTAGTTATGAAAAGGATAAAGTGAAAATAATGTGTGAACACCATaattttggctttcttttttagAATGTACTGGTAGTAAGATTCCAGAGGTAGAGAGCACGAGTGAGAGATGGAGATGTCATGAGAAAGTCGGGAAGAACCTGGGGATtgtggaaaggagaagaaaggagtagCATAGAGTAGAGAAAGGATTGCTTATTTAGAGATAGATGGCTGTGGGAATGAAAGAGAATGAGGCCTGCATTTATGATGTATCACTATGGCATAGGTGATTGTCAAGAGTAATTCTAGTTGTTGGTATTAGTTGCATCAACTCAAACTTCCGTTTGCCGGGGTCTTGTTGTACCCTGTGCCTCAGGCAGCCTCCAGGCCCCAGCACCTTACCTTTAAAACCTTTTTCAATGTAGGGCTGCTCAGCATTAGTGAAGTGGATTGAACAGAGACTATAGCATAGATAACAGCTTCCCAGACCCAGAACCAGGATCTCTTATCATATAGGATGCTCAGAATGGAGATGAGTATAGTCAGAAAATAAGAGGTGAAGAAGATAAGGAAGATAGCAAGAGACCTCAGGGCAGTGGAGTGAGCGTTCACGCTGGAGTTGCTGTGGTCAGTGTTGTGATGTTGCATCTGCTCCAAGTGTTGGGACAACGAGGTCATGAGCAAGATGGTGGAGGCCAGGAACAGGAGGAAAGGAATAATCAACACAACCACTGGCTGAGATAAGGCAAATTTCTTCAGAAGCATCTTAAGTCTTTCAACCATAGTGTTGTTTCTAAGGAAATGCTCCATGGAGATTATCTGTATCTTCATGTGATTCCTAATAGCTGAAGAGATAAGAGTCACACCAGAAATCAGCAGAGAAGCCAGTAACAGCCAGGGAACCAACCTCAAAATTCTCCACCTCAACCAGAGGAAGGTGGGGTGGGTGAAGGAAGAGACTTTGACGCAGTAGACGACAGCAAGTAAGCTGGTTAACCAGAATGGAAGAGGATTTAAAAAGTCCCAGGTGATCGAGTAGTACCAAAATACATAGTTAGGGTTGAAATAGGAGCAAAAATTATACAGCATCGATGCCCACTGTAGACAGAAGCGGCAGATGCCCAGGCTGGTGAGAATCACGTCCACAGGTGACAGCCTCTTTACCTGCACCCACTCTCTGCCCAGCACTGCAACAATTAAGCCACTCTGCATAATTATTGTCAAGGACTCGACCACATAGATGACCATGAAGAAGACAGTGAGTTGGATGGGAATCATCCTTCTACTCCAAAGTAACCTGCTGGAAACAGACTCAGAATCTCTGGACCAATTTCCAGGTAGGGAACACGTTTTGAGTCCCACTACTGTCTCATGCTAGAAAATACCTCCCTCTGGATGCAAATTTTCCCCAGCTCTTTTTTGACTTTGCCATTTTCCTATCTACTGGATTTACTTATGCTTTGCTTGCTGGTTTGTAATCAAGCCTGGATGCAAGGAAATGTTTGAATGTGGCTTCCTGCTCCTGAGGTGATTTGATTGTTCCCATAGAAACCATACTTATTTCATCATCATGGGTTTATTTCCTCTTCATCTGTACGAGATGTGTTTAACTTATTTCCCCATCTTCTTTAAATGATATCTTCACTCTTTTAACCTAAAATTTGAACCACAGGAATGATAAATCCTTTGCTGCCCATTCACATCCTGGGTAATACATCTGTTCTGCTGAGTGCTATAATAATGCCAATTTCAGAAGGTGTCTCTCCAGCTTCTGCAGTAGCTGGAGGTGGGTGCTATAACCAAAGTGTGagtgtaaataataaataataaagaaaagtccTTACGCTGAGGTTCCACCCACAAAATTGCTGGAACCCCAGTCCTTCAAGTATCCTCATCCAACACAGGCCACTTTCAGAACTGCCCGTCGAATTCCTCAACTCAGAGAAATTGCTGCCCACTGGCCATTGCACTCCCTACACTGCAGGTGTGGCATCCTCAGCTGTTGTTCTGTGATTCCAGTGCCTTCAGCATACACTTTGTCTGTTTTGGGGAGTTGTTCTTATGCCGTTAAcatcactgttttgtttttcctccttatATGGCTAGGCTCTTTTTGTCACTACTCACATTGTTCAAGATGAATTGAAAGAGGGCCCTCTTATCactgtaaaacaattttttaaaattaggccTACTGAATAGAGACGCCTAGAAGACTTGCTCTCTTATTTGTTCTATTTGTTGTCATTGAGCTTCCCCTTCTCTGACTAGCCTGTGGAGACAAACGGCATCACTGTGGTGGTAACATCAAATGCCACTGACCCGGGTGTAACCTGGTTCTGTACAATTGCAGCCCTCTGTAAATTACCTTAGGTATTTCCGGCAGTGTCTCCTGTGGGCTTGCAAACAAGTCTGATCCCAGTGGGTGCTGGATGGCGCCATCTGTCAGGCATCTGCTGAAGACGCTGCACCTGCCGGCTGCTTCCCTTTCCAGCTGTGTAGCATGGCCTCTGCTGCACTCTTCCCCATCATATGTTCTTGCTACTCAAAGCCCCACCCTTGAGTCCTGAGCAACAAGTAGTCTGTGATGAAGCAGATCTGTGTTCACACTCTGAGCTGTCTGAGGGGCTTGGAAGCTGAATGTCTTGCTCTTCTATCTTTTGTAATCTCACTTGAGGTAAATTTGTTTTGCAGTTGCCCAAACAACTACCATAGCACCCTCATGACGCAACctctttttctgtatcaattCTAGGACCACAGTTCTGAGTATCTGATGTTGCTGGTATGGACATGAGCACATGGTGGTGTGTGGCACCTTGGAACATGAAGAAGGTAATTGAAAGCCTCAGGGACAAAAAGATCCCTATAAGCAGGGAACTTGTGAATTTGTAGACTTCGGGTGTTGTTTTGGACAAGGACAAACTACATATTACTTCTAAATATCTAGGAATTAACCCGTAGCTATATAGGCAGATTAAAATTAGGCCTAAAAAGAATGAATTCAGGAAATGAGTTCAGGAAAACTATTCCAGATAGACACTAAATATTTAATCAGTGGCTTCAAAAGCAAGAGGAGAATTCTAATAATTGCTAGTTAGAGATGGAGACAAAGTGAAAATCATCGATCCCATGCGTGAGAAGCACCAAGTCTGTATGGACTTTTAATCATTCAAGGAAGACAAAACAGAAGCAATCCAATATGAAGCTTAGAATTCTTGAACATGAAACAAGAAACCACTGAACTCATGATGCAAAGGTAAACCATAGCTTAAATCACGTGCATTCAAATTTTCTTAAGAGGgtaaatctcatgttaagtgttcttaccatgaaaacaaaacaaaacaaaacaagaaagggacacaaggaaatTGTGGGAGGAGTTGCATATGGCTGTTACCTTAATTGTTGTGATGGGATCACCAGTGTTTGCATATGTCTAAACTCaccaaattgtacacattaaatacgTGTAGTTGTTTGCATATCAgttgtacctcaataaaataaaagcaataaaatgaaaaacaataactGAGGCCCAAGTTCCATCCCTAACACTGATTTAATTGTCTGAGGTGTAGCCTGGGtatcaggattttaaaaatcacccCATCTAGACCTTGAGAGtttgatgttaagtgaaataagccagacagagaaagacaaaaaccatatgatttcactcatatgtagaagataaacacatgaatgaagagaacagattagtggtcaccagaggggaagcggggtgggcaaaaggggtaaaggggcacatatatatggagaTGGATAAAATCTAGaccattggtggtgagcatgatgcagtctatacagaaactgatacataacaatgtacacctgaaattacacaatgttataaaccaatatggcctcaataaaataattgaaaaaaagatCACCCCAACTAATTCTAGAGGCCAGCTCGGTTTTAGGTCCACTGCTTTAGAGCCTTCTCTCTGGAGAAGACACCTGAATGGGTGGTGAGAACCAAAGAACTGctacatgtatttttattttgaaaatcatctgtgAGGGGGCGAAGTAAGCTTTTAATTTCATAAGCTTTTAGCAGTTGGAAAATGACAGGAGTGTCCGTTTCTCCAGGAAATATTTTTCGTTGATCCATACTATGAAGATGGCCCtcttaaaatacagttttatCCCTCAGTGCGTTCACACAATATGAATCTTGCTGGAGCTCTCTTGGTTTCCAAATTAGTGACTATGCACAAGTTTCTTCTGATATAACCCAGAAATCTGGTATATTAATTACGCTAGAAAAGCCACAACTTTCCTGTGAGTACAAATGAAATGTTTAATGCTAtacatttcaatattttcaaagcagTCACCAACTCTATGTGTGTTATAATTGTCTAATAGCATTAGAACCTGCATGTCATACAAAATGTAGGGCCATGGCTTCTAAACAAAGCTTCTCCTCTGAAGAGCCTATGAAGATTTATACTCTTTATATCTCTTTTACCTTCCCTGTGTTATATAAATGTAGATAATTTGGCTTTGGAGGTAACTTAAACCGACTCTTGCTCCTACATATAGTAGGGGAAGCTTCTTTTCAGTCTGCGACTCAGCCTCATTTTTCCAGGTATATATTTCCTCTGCGGAGGAAGATTGCATCCATCCTTAAAGACTGTGGGATAAGCTATTTCATCCTCACCCCAAAATGAACAGCATGCTTTGTTCACCTACATTTCCCTTTGTAACTCCATTTCCTGAAAAATAGAACTCCTTCCCCCACAGGCTGGGCATGGAATTTTGTGCCTTTGACCTTGTTAAAGCAATCCCAGATTTGACAAAAAACAGTGGATTCAGATATTTCCCAATTAGCCAAACACATTTTCTTCCTTGTGTTACTAGCATTCAATAACCAACAGAATTCATCTTTTTCATGTGGCAATGACTCCCAAATGgtaagcattttaaaagaatatctaTAGTGACTAATGTGGTCGAAGCACAGGGTCAGAGAGcattctctctcttatttctaattctgtcaCCAACCTGTGTGGCCCGAAGcaagtaattttttctttgctttttatctCATTCTTTAAATAAGAATCATAGCATGAATCTGTTTAGTCTCCAATTTATTGAATGTACACATTACTGAAGCCCTGAGATCATATACCTAGTCAGCTGGCAAATTGCAAATTATAGATAATACAAGAACTATAATTTAATACTAAAGTGATGCTACCCAAAGGCCTTAGACAAAAGTCTGACCAAAGGACCAGCACTGccatcaacaacaaaacaaccatGATTCAAGTGACATACATAACTTCACTAGGCATGACCCCTGTTTTCATCACCCTTACGAGGCGCTATCCCTGATGTCCTAGAACCTTCGAATACTCAAGGTGCACAGCTTCTGGTGATCTGTGCTAACATGGAGGAAGATAACTCCCCCTTCTCTCCTGTTATATTCAACTAGAGGGGTCCCAAAGTCAAACACACTCTCCAGACCCTCAGAgatgttttatttactttgtctttctctccctgggACATAGTATAAGTCCATAAGGCTGGGAGGAGTTAGGGCATAACCATAATCACTGCCCTCAGAGCCACTTCTCTCTTGTAATGTTTAAAGCCCTGGTTCCCTTGGATTAATAGCATCAGCATCTCCTGAAAAatagttagaaatgcaaattctagggCCATACCCACACCTACTGAATCTGAATCTTGGAGTGGGATCCAcgaatctgaattttaacaagcTATCTAGGTGATTTTGATGCTTGACTGAGCAGTCACTAGGAACTGACTTGACGGCACT includes the following:
- the TAS2R16 gene encoding taste receptor type 2 member 16, which encodes MIPIQLTVFFMVIYVVESLTIIMQSGLIVAVLGREWVQVKRLSPVDVILTSLGICRFCLQWASMLYNFCSYFNPNYVFWYYSITWDFLNPLPFWLTSLLAVVYCVKVSSFTHPTFLWLRWRILRLVPWLLLASLLISGVTLISSAIRNHMKIQIISMEHFLRNNTMVERLKMLLKKFALSQPVVVLIIPFLLFLASTILLMTSLSQHLEQMQHHNTDHSNSSVNAHSTALRSLAIFLIFFTSYFLTILISILSILYDKRSWFWVWEAVIYAIVSVQSTSLMLSSPTLKKVLKVRCWGLEAA